CAGGATGATTGATTTCGAAGGCCGAATTCTGGCCCATACTAAATTATTGGCGCATGATTTCCCCCTATACCTGCTAGACATTCCCAGCCTGAATAGCGCTGAGCGTCAAGCCTTCGAGGAGTTTCTGACGCGGAGGCGTGGAAACGCAACGATTTTGTTTACCACCCACGACAATGACCTCGTCAAGATGAGCGATCAGGTTATCGTGTTAGACAAAGGCGCTGCCGTCTATGCGGGTCCAGTTCCCGAAGACGAACCCGAAGAAAGTGATGCAGCCAATTTAGCGCCAACCCCAGATAATGAAACAAGCGAGGCTCCCAATGAATAACTCGATTTACGGCGATACCGTCGAATCTTCGATGACGAGAAAGCTTTTGGCTACAAGTACTTGGACGATCTTTTCTTGTGTCGCACTGTTTGCGATCTGGGCGATTTTCACCGATGTTGACGAAATTGCCAAAGCACCTGGGTCGGTTATTCCGGAAGGAGATCGTCAGGTTATTCAAAGTGACACAGGCGGCAAAATTGCGCAGATCTATGTACGAGAAGGCCAGATGGTTAGCGAAGGCGACATCCTCGTTGAATTTGATGCCACCTTTGAGAATACCGCGCTCGATGAACTAACCGCTCAACAAGCGGCGCTCGCTTTGACCGTAGAAAGGCTCAGCGCGCTCATCGAAGAGCGAGATCCAAACTTCGAAGACTTTCAACAACGTTATCCTGCCTTGGTAGTACAGCAACGTAACCAAATGGCCTCGGAGCAACAAACCTTCGAGAGCCAGAAGCGATCGCTAGTCACGCAACGCGCTGAGTCCGAAGCCGAGTTAAACGGATTAAAGACGTCTTTGCCGAGCCTCCAAGCCCAGCTGGCATCAACTCAGCAGGAGCTCGACATAATGAACGAAGCCGCTACCGTGGGTAACGTGTCGCGACTGCAAGTATTGCAGCAGCAGGAGAAGCTCTCGTCTGTCGACAACCAGATCAAACAGGCTCAAAGTCAACAGGAAGTGCTAGAGAGGCGACTTGCGACTATTGATGCCCAAATTGATCAGCAGTGGTCCGAAGCGGTGCTCAACTACAACACTCAGCGCTCCCAAGCAGCAACGGATTTAGCCGCGCTGGGAGCTCGAGTAAGATCAGGAGAAGAGCGAGTGTTCGAGACAGTGATCCGTTCACCGCTTCACGGTTTAGTTCAGACCATTCCAACGACCTTGAATGGAGCGGTGATCGCTCCGGGCGGTACGATAGCTGAAATCGTTCCGATTGACGGAAAAGCGAAGTTTAAAGCACGCTTATCACCAAGAGACATCGGCTTTGTCAGCGTAGGACAGCATGCTCGTGTCAAGGTAGATGCCTTTGATTACAGCCGTTTCGGCGCGCTCAATGGCGAGGTCAGTTTAATTTCACCCACCACTAGCCAAGATGAACGAGGACAAGTTTATTACGAGGTGGAAATTGAAGTCGAGCAAACCTATTTCGGTAATGACCCATCAAGCTTCGTGATCCTTCCTGGCATGACTGGGGAAGTGGATATTGCGACGGGTGAAAAAACGGTATTCCAGTACCTTTGGAAGCCTATTTACACTAACGTCAGCCGCGCCTTCGGTGAACGTTAACATAGCTTCACGCCTGGTTGGTCAACTAGCAAGGCGCTGTTAGCGAACTAACAGCGCCTGAACCATTATTAGACTGAGCTTGAGTCGTCTGAGAATTGATCATTAACATCTAATGGATGCTGGTGATGCGTGTCATCTTCAGCACCAACTAAGCCATCATGACCCGCCTCTAAACCATCACTACCCCCGACGTCACTATCGAGCACGGCCGAATCAGCTTCCGCAAACACCTGATCCAGATCAGGGTCTAACGGCACTTGAGGTGTGCTGTGGGTAGCCACATCATCGGCGGTGATACCCAGCTGATCAAGATAAGAACTGGTGGTTTGGGATCCGTCATGCTGATCGACTGGGCCGCTATCCGTGACAGCCACAAGTTCATCGAGATCGATCTTGACATCGACCACCGATTGATCTTCTGCAGCCTGAACAGCCTGACCCTCTTCCTCCGCAGGCGGAGGCGGAGGCGGAGGCGGAGAAGCCAGAAGATGGTCATTAGCGGTAGCCGTAATTTCTTGCTCGGATCTTCCAATTAGCGCTCCTGTACTCTTACCCTGGACCACTTTTGTCTGAACAATGTTAACCTCAAGCTGACCTGCCCAGTCCGGCGGCGCGGTTACTGTTAGGTCACTTAAGCTAGCCGCATCTTGGTGATCCGGCACCCAGTACTTACCTACTAAATGTGCATCACTCATCGTAAAGCCATCAGGTAGCTGGACGGCCATTTCCCGGCCGTTATCCGCTAAAAACTGACTCCCCGCTGCCTCGCCGGGTTTTGCCGTCGTACCGCTGTTATCAATTTCGATTTGGTACTGTGTTGCATCTACCGTATAAACGTTCAATGGCGCATCGTGCATTGAAGCTTTGGCGTCAATTACTGACCCCTGCGGATTCAACTCCAATTCCATGAGCCGGTTTGCTCCCTTACCATCGGGCTGTAACACCGTCACAATGAATTGCTCGTGAACGGGTTGCCCCGCCTGCCACACTGGG
Above is a genomic segment from Umboniibacter marinipuniceus containing:
- a CDS encoding HlyD family type I secretion periplasmic adaptor subunit; the protein is MNNSIYGDTVESSMTRKLLATSTWTIFSCVALFAIWAIFTDVDEIAKAPGSVIPEGDRQVIQSDTGGKIAQIYVREGQMVSEGDILVEFDATFENTALDELTAQQAALALTVERLSALIEERDPNFEDFQQRYPALVVQQRNQMASEQQTFESQKRSLVTQRAESEAELNGLKTSLPSLQAQLASTQQELDIMNEAATVGNVSRLQVLQQQEKLSSVDNQIKQAQSQQEVLERRLATIDAQIDQQWSEAVLNYNTQRSQAATDLAALGARVRSGEERVFETVIRSPLHGLVQTIPTTLNGAVIAPGGTIAEIVPIDGKAKFKARLSPRDIGFVSVGQHARVKVDAFDYSRFGALNGEVSLISPTTSQDERGQVYYEVEIEVEQTYFGNDPSSFVILPGMTGEVDIATGEKTVFQYLWKPIYTNVSRAFGER